A stretch of Crossiella cryophila DNA encodes these proteins:
- a CDS encoding carboxylesterase/lipase family protein, translating into MDTLVSTRHGDVRGTRTAAGILAFKGIPYAAPPVGPNRFQPPRPPQPWSTPRDGTQYGPTAPQSPAEDPALALLPRVVIPGEDYLNLNVWTADTHARRPVMVFIHGGSFTSGSGSVPCYDGSAFARDGVVLVTINYRLGADGFLWFGQGTPNLGLLDQIAALTWVRDNIACFGGDPANVTIFGESAGGMSVCTLLAMPAARGLFHRAIAESGAAHLVLSPATAGLIGTRLAEILGVAPTREAIAEVEPARLVAAQDQVGMEVQAKPDPALWGEVTRQLMPFEPVVDGELLPAPPFECIAAGASADVDILIGSNTEEARLFLVPTGLFGLATEPLLLGMAAGYRLPAESLDRYRANRPGASTGELVSAVMTDWFYRIPLLRIAETHPRTHVYEFAWRSPAFDGTLGSCHALELGFVFDTLADPGLRRLLGEQPPQALADSVHRAWVDFATTGDPGWPAYRPDNRVSRLFDTVPAITTDDRADERTLWDAIR; encoded by the coding sequence ATGGACACCCTCGTCAGCACCCGGCACGGCGATGTCCGCGGCACCCGCACCGCGGCAGGCATCCTCGCGTTCAAGGGCATCCCCTACGCCGCGCCCCCGGTCGGCCCGAACCGGTTCCAGCCGCCGCGCCCGCCGCAGCCCTGGTCAACGCCCCGGGACGGCACCCAGTACGGCCCGACCGCCCCGCAGTCCCCTGCGGAGGACCCCGCGCTCGCCCTGCTGCCCCGGGTGGTGATCCCCGGCGAGGACTACCTCAACCTCAACGTCTGGACCGCCGACACCCACGCGCGCCGCCCGGTCATGGTCTTCATCCACGGCGGGTCGTTCACCAGCGGCTCCGGCTCGGTGCCCTGCTACGACGGCAGCGCGTTCGCCAGGGACGGCGTGGTGCTGGTGACCATCAACTACCGGCTCGGCGCGGACGGGTTCCTGTGGTTCGGCCAGGGCACGCCCAACCTGGGGCTGCTCGACCAGATCGCGGCCCTGACCTGGGTGCGGGACAACATCGCCTGCTTCGGCGGGGACCCGGCCAACGTCACCATCTTCGGTGAGTCCGCGGGCGGGATGAGCGTGTGCACGCTGCTGGCGATGCCAGCCGCCCGCGGGCTGTTCCACCGCGCCATCGCCGAATCCGGCGCCGCCCACCTGGTGCTCAGCCCCGCCACCGCCGGGCTCATCGGCACCCGGCTGGCCGAGATCCTCGGTGTGGCGCCCACCCGCGAGGCCATCGCCGAGGTCGAGCCGGCCAGGCTGGTCGCGGCCCAGGACCAGGTGGGGATGGAGGTCCAGGCCAAGCCCGATCCCGCGCTCTGGGGTGAGGTGACCCGCCAGCTCATGCCGTTCGAGCCGGTCGTGGACGGCGAACTGCTGCCGGCGCCGCCGTTCGAGTGCATCGCGGCCGGGGCGAGCGCGGACGTGGACATCCTGATCGGCAGCAACACCGAGGAGGCCCGGCTGTTCCTGGTGCCCACCGGCCTGTTCGGCCTGGCAACCGAACCGCTCCTGCTCGGCATGGCGGCGGGTTACCGGCTGCCCGCGGAGAGCCTGGACCGCTACCGCGCCAACCGGCCGGGAGCGAGCACGGGGGAGCTGGTCTCCGCCGTCATGACCGACTGGTTCTACCGGATCCCGTTGCTGCGCATCGCCGAAACCCATCCGCGCACGCACGTCTACGAGTTCGCCTGGCGGTCCCCGGCCTTCGACGGCACGCTCGGCTCCTGCCACGCCCTCGAACTGGGCTTCGTCTTCGACACCCTGGCCGATCCGGGGCTGCGCCGCCTGCTGGGCGAGCAGCCCCCGCAGGCGCTGGCCGACAGCGTGCACCGGGCCTGGGTCGACTTCGCCACCACCGGCGATCCCGGCTGGCCCGCCTACCGGCCGGACAACCGGGTCAGCAGGCTCTTCGACACCGTCCCGGCGATCACCACGGACGATCGGGCGGACGAACGAACCCTCTGGGACGCCATTCGCTGA
- a CDS encoding SDR family NAD(P)-dependent oxidoreductase: MSEKTITAGPLSGRVALVTGGSRGVGAAAVRRLAADGARVAFSYLNAADRAREVAESVPGSVAFRADVGEDAEMVRLVEDTVRHFGRLDILVHNAALFHGGPLTDPGRDEALLARQFRTNLHGVVAGTRAAAAHLGEGGRIILISTAGSDRSNGLLIGDYAATKAALEAYGRAWTHEFGPRGITVNSIRPGAVDTDMLDRAGAAAAVPSIPLRRIGTPEEIADAIAYLAGPSAGYITGAVLRIDGGLYA, from the coding sequence GTGTTGGCGCGGCGGCGGTTCGCCGGCTGGCCGCGGATGGCGCGCGGGTGGCGTTCAGTTACCTCAACGCCGCGGACAGGGCGCGGGAGGTCGCCGAGTCGGTGCCGGGTTCGGTGGCCTTCCGGGCGGATGTGGGCGAGGACGCCGAGATGGTCCGGCTGGTCGAGGACACGGTGCGCCACTTCGGCAGGCTGGACATCCTGGTGCACAACGCGGCGCTGTTCCACGGCGGCCCGCTCACCGATCCCGGGCGGGACGAGGCGTTGCTGGCCCGGCAGTTCCGCACCAACCTGCACGGGGTGGTGGCCGGGACCAGGGCCGCGGCCGCGCATCTCGGCGAGGGCGGGCGGATCATCCTGATCAGCACCGCGGGTTCGGACCGCAGCAACGGCCTGCTCATCGGGGACTACGCCGCGACCAAGGCGGCCCTGGAAGCCTACGGGCGGGCCTGGACGCACGAGTTCGGACCGCGTGGCATCACGGTGAACAGCATCCGGCCGGGGGCGGTCGACACCGACATGCTCGATCGGGCCGGCGCCGCGGCCGCGGTGCCCAGCATTCCGCTGCGCCGCATCGGCACCCCCGAGGAGATCGCCGACGCGATCGCCTACCTGGCCGGTCCCAGCGCCGGCTACATCACCGGGGCCGTGCTGCGCATCGACGGCGGCCTGTACGCCTGA
- a CDS encoding cytochrome P450, whose protein sequence is MTTNPVLTTVHQQFPWMRGEHPEESVRFNAQQGLWEVFMHAEAVAVLGDNQNFSSNSLKFLAGEEAAAELNDGNLIQTDAPEHRKLKRLISHAFTPKTVADLEPRIAQLTHKMLDEVEGRDGFEWVAELAYPLPVTIIADLLGVPSGDKEMFRSWVDERFSGDMELSLNPDDAEQQQVLGQRQYELTTQLGAYMSEHAAERRRRPRADLLTELVQAEVDGERLSDRQVSTFGCLLLLAGHITTTMMLGNTVLLLDANPEQGARVRADRSLIPPAIEEAVRMLSPFASAYRITTADVQVGAETIPAGQMVRLWTAAANRDPEVFADPHGFDAGRDPNPHLAWGRGMHFCLGAPLARLEGRVVLDILFDRFPQLRTDPDRPAEFMPNPETLGVRTLPLLTR, encoded by the coding sequence ATGACCACGAACCCCGTCCTGACCACCGTGCACCAGCAGTTCCCGTGGATGCGCGGCGAGCACCCCGAGGAGTCCGTCCGCTTCAACGCCCAGCAGGGGCTGTGGGAGGTCTTCATGCACGCCGAGGCCGTCGCGGTGCTCGGCGACAACCAGAACTTCTCCTCCAACTCCCTCAAGTTCCTCGCCGGGGAGGAGGCGGCGGCCGAACTCAACGACGGCAACCTGATCCAGACCGACGCACCCGAGCACCGCAAGCTGAAACGGCTGATCAGCCACGCGTTCACGCCGAAGACCGTGGCCGACCTGGAGCCGCGGATCGCCCAGCTCACGCACAAGATGCTGGACGAGGTGGAGGGGCGGGACGGTTTCGAGTGGGTGGCGGAGCTGGCCTACCCGCTGCCGGTGACCATCATCGCCGACCTGCTCGGGGTGCCCAGTGGCGACAAGGAGATGTTCCGGTCCTGGGTGGACGAGCGGTTCAGCGGGGACATGGAACTCTCGCTCAACCCCGACGACGCCGAGCAGCAGCAGGTGCTCGGGCAGCGGCAGTACGAGCTGACCACCCAGCTCGGCGCGTACATGTCCGAGCACGCCGCCGAGCGCCGCCGCAGGCCACGGGCCGACCTGCTCACCGAGCTGGTGCAGGCCGAGGTGGACGGGGAGCGGCTCAGCGACCGGCAGGTCTCCACCTTCGGCTGCCTGCTGCTGCTGGCCGGGCACATCACCACCACCATGATGCTGGGCAACACGGTGCTGTTGCTGGACGCCAACCCGGAGCAGGGCGCGCGGGTGCGGGCGGACCGGTCGCTGATCCCGCCGGCCATCGAGGAGGCGGTGCGGATGCTCAGCCCGTTCGCCAGCGCCTACCGGATCACCACCGCCGACGTGCAGGTCGGCGCCGAGACGATCCCGGCGGGGCAGATGGTGCGGTTGTGGACGGCCGCGGCCAACCGCGATCCGGAGGTGTTCGCCGACCCGCACGGCTTCGACGCGGGCCGGGACCCGAACCCGCACCTGGCCTGGGGCCGGGGCATGCACTTCTGCCTTGGCGCGCCGCTGGCCCGGCTGGAGGGGCGGGTGGTGCTGGACATCCTGTTCGACCGGTTCCCGCAGCTGCGCACCGACCCGGACCGCCCGGCGGAGTTCATGCCCAACCCGGAGACCCTTGGCGTGCGCACACTGCCGCTGCTCACCCGGTGA